The following nucleotide sequence is from Psychroflexus torquis ATCC 700755.
GCCCGTGGCCCTTTACGTTATGAACATCTCCTGTGTGTTCTCTGTAAAATTTATCGAATATTTTCTTTTGAACTTGCTTAGCCATTCCATTTCCTTGATCTGAAATGATAAGCACAATATAATTATTTACATTTTCAGTAGTCACAGTAATTTTAGGTTCAGAGGCAGAATACTTTACTGAATTATCTAAAATATTTATAATAACATTTGAAAAGTGTGAATTGTTCGCTAATATACTATCTCTTTTGGCATCTAGATGGGTTTTGATGTAACCATCTCGATCTTCCACTATTAAATTGATATGACTAATTGAATCTTCTATAATATCATGAAGGTTGAATTTTTCTTTATCAATATTGAGCTCATTTTTTTCTAGTTTAGAGATCCTCAAAACATTTTCTACTTGAGCATGCATACGTTTATTTTCTTCCCTTATCATATTCATGTAGCGGTTTACCGCTTCAGGATTGTTTGAAATTATAGGGTTTTTGACGGAATCTAATGCCAGATTAATAGTGGCGATAGGCGTTTTAAATTCGTGCGTCATGTTATTTATAAAATCAGTCTTAATCTGTGAGATTTGTCTTTGTCTTATAAGCTGACCAATCGCCGAAGAAAAAGCCAGTACAATAACCAAAGTAAATAAAACTGAAAGTCCACCCATAAGAGCTATTGAAGATAAAATTTGCTTGTTTTTATCTTTAAAATTGATAAAAAGTTGGTAATCTGAATATTCATCATTGTAACTATATACAGGGACTCCATAAGTCGAAGGTGAGTTAAGCTCAAAACTAGCAGTCTTCACTTTAGTAGAAAGAGCATTGCTATAAATTCCAAAATCAAAATCTGACTTTAGATTGCGTTTTTCCATTTGCTCATCGATAAGCTTTTTGATTTCTAAGGTATCTACCCGCTCATGGATAGGAATTTTTGAGGCCATTTCCATTATAGCGTCTAGCCATAAGTATTTTTGCTCATCTTCTAGGTTATTAATACGCTCATAACGTTCTAAGGCATTAATAGTATTTCCATCCATGCCCTCTCTCCTCATCACGGCCGTTACCTTTCGACTAATCAATTTTTTAAACTCGATTGAATCTTGATTTTCAGCTAAAAAAGGAGAAGCAATTTTATAATCCTCTTGGAATAAGCGATTAGAATACGTGAAATATTCGGTTGAAATCCCTTCATCTGGTAATTGAAAAATTTCACTAAGTTGAGCTCTCACTGGAATAGCAGAATCCGCAATAGAAGCAAATTTGAAATAGTATTTATCCACTTCATCTTTCTCCAACTGCTGCACAACATTTATGAGTATCTGTTTGGCACCCATAGAAAACTGCTCTTCGTTGCTCTCCACTGTATTCTTAATCCAATACCCTTGGACGAAGATGATTCCAACCAAGGAGACCGTCATCAGAATAATTATAAATATAAATATGCGCTTATTCATTTTGCCAAAATTACAATTTTAACAAAATGCTTTCTCCGTGTTTAACCGAAAGTTAACAAGACAATCCTCTTATTTATCTGAAAAGTTTAAAAATTTTACATGAAGTTTGTCCACTTGTTGCTGAGTCTGTTTTATATTAGTATTATCAATTACGAAATCCGCAAGTTTTTTCTTTTTAGACTCAGGCCATTGTGCCTTTATTCTAGATTTTACTTCTTCTTCTGAAGAATGATCTCTTTGGATAACACGTTCTATTCTAACTTGTTTTGGGGCTGTTACTAAAATCGTAAAATCAAAATATGATGCCCTATCCTTTTCAAAAATTATAGCAGCTTCGTAAATGATATATAAAGCATCTATACTTAAAATCCATTTTTGAAAACAGTCGTGAACTTTTGGGTGAATTATAGAGTTGAGTTTTTCTAAAGCTGCTTTATCTTTAAATACTATGGAAGCTAATTCTGATTTGTCGATTAATCCATCAGTAGTTAATGATATATTGAAGGTATTTGCTACCTCTTTGACTACAGAAGGATCATTTAAAATTTTTTTAGCTTCTACATCCGCAATAAAAACGGGAATATTCTTATTCTTAAACATATTTGCTACAAGCGTTTTTCCAGTACCAATGCCTCCAGTAAGTCCAATTTTTATCATTTTTTAATCAAATAATCAACCTTAAAGCTATCTAAAGATACGTTTTTAACCCATTTGGGCTGCTCTACTAATTCAAGGATCATGAAATCCTCATTGGGTATATACTTGGCTATGACTTTAAAACCAGATTCGTCTATCCGCTCAAAATTGGCCAAACTAGTTTTAAAATTAACATTTACAGTTTTAGGGAATATAACGATGTCTTGATTGGTGTTTGTTTGGCTGACTTCAATTGGGATACTGAAACTTCCTTCAGTGAATTTACTCACTGGAAGAAAGTAATCTATCTCCATATCAAAATAATTAATAGACAAACTGTCTATAGTTTGTATACGGATTGACCCCTTAAGAGTATCAGATACTTTTTTAAAGTCTTTAGGCTTGGTATAAATATGCTCGATAGTATTTAAAATAGAGTCACTCCCAGAAACCTTTATAAATTGAGGTTCAAATAAGAAAGTGCCTGTAGAATCATAACCCATAGCAAAATCAACTTTAAAATTTGGCTTTACTTTTAGGGTCTTAGTCGCTAACCTAAAGTGCTTATATTCCAAACTATCTATGCTCATTTGTATATCACTTGATTTAAGATCTAAAGATTTTGATATCTCCTTTTTATGTTTTTCAGTCACAAATACAAATCTATTATCCAAAGAATCCAATTGATTGAAATTGATATCCATAGACGAATTGAAAAGGCTCACAGAAAGAATTTTAAATCCTGTTTGTTGAATGTCTACCTCCAAAGAATGCACCAAATTTTCAATAATAATATTTTCAGGGACATCTACCAATGTTATAGATAGAGTTATAGAACCGTCATAGCTTTTGGACATTTGGACAAACAGCCATATAAGCATTGTAAAAAACAAGATAAAAATAAAGGCTTTATAATTTCTCTTTTTAATGTTCTGCTTTAATCTAGTAAGCTGAGTCTTTTGGTTCATTGACTAAAAAATAATTGAGGGAATATTAATTGTGGTTTTTTCTTAAGGATATGAATGAAATAGTAACTTTTTATAAATCCAGACCCGTAACTAAAAAATTGGATGTTTGTTGAAAATACACTTAAGAGTCCAATTTTAATAGTTTTGTAGATCATCGTACTATCCATTAGTATAAGAAAATTATACAACACATAAAAATAAATCACAAAATAGAATTCAAAAAAAAGTAGAAACACCCCTACTACCAAGAACAATAAATAAAAAAAAGGAAACCAGTACGTCATCTTCTTAGTTTCTGGGTATCGCTTAAGCAATATAGGCCTTACTAGTCCAAATTTATTGACTTGAGAACTAAATTTGAAAAAATCTACTCGCCGTTTATGATAAACAAAAGCACCCTCTATATAACCTACCTTAAAATTTTTCTTTTTTAATCGAATGGATAAGTCAGGGTCTTCTCCTGGATGGATGGATCCAAATCCACCAGACTCTATAAAGGCAGCTTTAGATAGTCCCATATTAAAACTTCTAGGTTCGTAAGTTTTAGAGAATCGTGAATGGGCACTTCCCCTAATACCACCTGTGGTCAAGAATGAAGTCATGGCATAATCTATGGCTTTTTGAATATCTGTAAAGGAGTCTTGAGATTTATCTCCTCCTCCATAACACTCCAAATACTCACTCGAAAGATGATCGTTAACTGTTTTTAAATAGGTTGAAGGCACTATAACATCACTGTCTAAAATGATAAAATAATTCCCTTTTGCTTTCCGCATTCCATAATTTCTGGAATCTCCAGGTCCTGTATTCTTCTTAAAATAATAAGAAATATTCAATTTAGTATTAAACTTGAAAACCACCTCCTCGCTAGAGTTATGAGAACCATCTTCTATAATAATCACTTCGAAGTCACCTTCTATTTGGCTTAAGCTTTCTAACAACTCTTCTATCTCCTTTGGTCTGTTATAGACAGGAATTATAAAAGAGTAATGGCGTTCTATCATGGTGTAAATATATTACAAATAAAAAATCCCGAAGCAAAGCTCCGGGATTCATTATGTATAATCAGTAGTGATTTATTGCTTGATCACTCTAAAGGTTTGAAGACTTCCTCCCACTTTTAAAGTCACTAAATAAACACCAGACTGCAGCTCTTTCATATCCACTTGTGGATTTGAAACTTTTGGTGCAGTTTCAACTACCATCTGTCCTAACATATTGTATACCTTTATGTTATCAACAGTAGATGCTGTTGAAATAGAAAGTATATCATTTACAGGGTTTGGATAGAAAGTAAAGTCTGTAGAGTCAAAACTAGTGTTAGATACAGTACCTACGTCTAGCGTATACTCTTCAGCTTGGCCATAAAAAGTGCCTAAACAAGGATCTAAATAACCAGTTGTTCCGAAAAGCTTTTTAACTCTCATTCTAGTTTGTCCTACTACAGCACCTACAGGTACTTCAAGTGTTTGAGTAGCTTGTTGACCATCCTCACCAGTAGAACCTGTGATGGTTGTTGTAATTTCATAAACTTCATCAGCATCAAAAACATCGTTTTGATTCCAGTCAATAAATACTGCAAATCTGTTTTCAAAACTACCACCAGCCGTATTCCCTTCGAGTATAATTTCGTAAGACTCTCCAGCTGAAACTTGTCCAACTACACTTGTAAAGTCTTCATGAGCAGGAGTACCGTCTACTGTTGCATCCGTTCTATTTGTAAAACCTGCAAATTCAACATTGGTAATAGGCTCAACATTCGCTGAAAACTCTAAAGGTCCACAATATGGAGCTGGGAATTCAATAAAATCTTCATCATTCAATTCTACTAAAGCTCCTCCAGAGGCTAAAGATACCCAAAGACCAAAAGCAGGACCATCCTGATTAGCACCAGGATCTAAAAATCCACTTGCAAAAACAGTAACAGCCGCATCTGCTAAACCTAATTCAGCTAAATAAGCTTGGTAGCCAGCAACTTTTGTAGAACCGTCTGCAGTAAATATATCAATCAGATAATCGTCTGTTGGTAATTCTAGATAGCCTTGGAATTCTGTATAGCTGATATCATCAACTAAAATACCTCCACCATCTTGGTTAACGACATCTACAGTAGGTGCATCTGGAGAACCATGATGTACTAAAACATCTGTATTTCCAGCCACAGCCGCAGCTTCTCTTGCACCTGCAAATACTTCTAAACTAATTGATGAATCCAAAGTACCAGAGGCCACTGCAATATAAGTTTCATCTGCAACCAAAGTAGTGCTTACATTAAATATGCTTTCAGAAACATCTAAACTGGTTCCCGGAGCAATATCGATAGTGAGTGGTGTGTTTGCGGGAGCATCTATAAAAGGAGTAGCCGTTCTAAACGTAAAATCATCTAGAAATAAATCTCCATTTAAGTAGACATCTACGACTTCCACAGCAGGATCTGGAGAATTATGAACCACTTGTAATCGCGCTAAAGGAAGAGTAACATTAATAGAATAATCTTCGGCTTGGCCATAACTAGATCCTATACAAGGGTTTAGATAATTAGTTACGCCAAAAATCTTTTTAACTCGCATACGAGTTTTACCAGGTAAAGCATCAATAGGAACAGCAATATCTTGGATAGCTTGTTGACCATCATTACCATCAGAATCTGAAATAGTTTCTAAAATTTCATAAACTTCGCCATCATCGTCTAAAACATCGTTTTGATTCCAGTCAACAAAAACGGCAAATCTATCGGTAAAAGCACCATCTGTATTCCCTTCTAGGGCAATCTCAAACGATTCTCCAGCGAGTACATCACCACTAAGACTAGTAAAATCTTCGTGACCGGGAGTGCCATCTACTGTTCCATCAGTTCTATTTGAAATACCTGCAAACTCAACATTGGTCATTGGTTCTACTGCTGAACTAAACTCTAAAGGGCCACAGTAGGGAAGTGGAAAATCTAAAGGAGGTTGTCCTTCAATAACAAATGCAACACTACTAAATTCTAGTCCAATATCAGAAAAAGCTGTCCAAGTTATAAGACCTCCACCAAAATCGGTAGGAATTATCAAATGAGCTTCGTTAACACCTGCAGCTCCTGCTCCTGCTGAAAACCAGTTCCAACAGATAGGTCCATCAAAATTTGGTATATCAAGACTTGGAGCTACAACCAACCAATAATTTCCAGCTGGCAGTGAAAAATTAGAACCTAGGGCTTCTGCCACGTCTATTCTTATATCTAGTCCTGTTCCATTCTGAATAAATACAATAGCAGGACCTTCCGGATTAATATTTACAAGTTCTAAAAGACCAGAACCCTCTTGACTAGGATCTCCTATAGGTAAATTTGTATCTGAATTGGCATATATATAAACATTTATGCCAGTAACATCCGCGATAAAATTTTCAGATTGATTAAAACCAAAAGCAGTAATAAAGGTGATATCATTTTCACTGGTCAATTCAAAGTCATCTGTTGAATAAACACCAGCGCCAGTGTTATTGACTGTAGAGACAATTCCAGCAGTCGCATCGGAGGGGCCTTGATCAAATAATACAGCCTTTTTAATTTCAGGAGCCGTTGCAGGCTGCGGCGATTCCATAGATAGTTTTTGTGCATTTGCAGAAAATGCAAAAACAAGACCTATCAAAGTCGCTAATAATTTAGTTGTTTTCATAATTTTTAGATTTAATTACAAATATAGTTAAT
It contains:
- a CDS encoding sensor histidine kinase produces the protein MNKRIFIFIIILMTVSLVGIIFVQGYWIKNTVESNEEQFSMGAKQILINVVQQLEKDEVDKYYFKFASIADSAIPVRAQLSEIFQLPDEGISTEYFTYSNRLFQEDYKIASPFLAENQDSIEFKKLISRKVTAVMRREGMDGNTINALERYERINNLEDEQKYLWLDAIMEMASKIPIHERVDTLEIKKLIDEQMEKRNLKSDFDFGIYSNALSTKVKTASFELNSPSTYGVPVYSYNDEYSDYQLFINFKDKNKQILSSIALMGGLSVLFTLVIVLAFSSAIGQLIRQRQISQIKTDFINNMTHEFKTPIATINLALDSVKNPIISNNPEAVNRYMNMIREENKRMHAQVENVLRISKLEKNELNIDKEKFNLHDIIEDSISHINLIVEDRDGYIKTHLDAKRDSILANNSHFSNVIINILDNSVKYSASEPKITVTTENVNNYIVLIISDQGNGMAKQVQKKIFDKFYREHTGDVHNVKGHGLGLAYAKQIVDDHHGEISVKSEKGKGSSFIIKLPLIS
- the coaE gene encoding dephospho-CoA kinase (Dephospho-CoA kinase (CoaE) performs the final step in coenzyme A biosynthesis.), which gives rise to MIKIGLTGGIGTGKTLVANMFKNKNIPVFIADVEAKKILNDPSVVKEVANTFNISLTTDGLIDKSELASIVFKDKAALEKLNSIIHPKVHDCFQKWILSIDALYIIYEAAIIFEKDRASYFDFTILVTAPKQVRIERVIQRDHSSEEEVKSRIKAQWPESKKKKLADFVIDNTNIKQTQQQVDKLHVKFLNFSDK
- a CDS encoding glycosyltransferase: MIERHYSFIIPVYNRPKEIEELLESLSQIEGDFEVIIIEDGSHNSSEEVVFKFNTKLNISYYFKKNTGPGDSRNYGMRKAKGNYFIILDSDVIVPSTYLKTVNDHLSSEYLECYGGGDKSQDSFTDIQKAIDYAMTSFLTTGGIRGSAHSRFSKTYEPRSFNMGLSKAAFIESGGFGSIHPGEDPDLSIRLKKKNFKVGYIEGAFVYHKRRVDFFKFSSQVNKFGLVRPILLKRYPETKKMTYWFPFFYLLFLVVGVFLLFFEFYFVIYFYVLYNFLILMDSTMIYKTIKIGLLSVFSTNIQFFSYGSGFIKSYYFIHILKKKPQLIFPQLFFSQ
- a CDS encoding GEVED domain-containing protein, translated to MKTTKLLATLIGLVFAFSANAQKLSMESPQPATAPEIKKAVLFDQGPSDATAGIVSTVNNTGAGVYSTDDFELTSENDITFITAFGFNQSENFIADVTGINVYIYANSDTNLPIGDPSQEGSGLLELVNINPEGPAIVFIQNGTGLDIRIDVAEALGSNFSLPAGNYWLVVAPSLDIPNFDGPICWNWFSAGAGAAGVNEAHLIIPTDFGGGLITWTAFSDIGLEFSSVAFVIEGQPPLDFPLPYCGPLEFSSAVEPMTNVEFAGISNRTDGTVDGTPGHEDFTSLSGDVLAGESFEIALEGNTDGAFTDRFAVFVDWNQNDVLDDDGEVYEILETISDSDGNDGQQAIQDIAVPIDALPGKTRMRVKKIFGVTNYLNPCIGSSYGQAEDYSINVTLPLARLQVVHNSPDPAVEVVDVYLNGDLFLDDFTFRTATPFIDAPANTPLTIDIAPGTSLDVSESIFNVSTTLVADETYIAVASGTLDSSISLEVFAGAREAAAVAGNTDVLVHHGSPDAPTVDVVNQDGGGILVDDISYTEFQGYLELPTDDYLIDIFTADGSTKVAGYQAYLAELGLADAAVTVFASGFLDPGANQDGPAFGLWVSLASGGALVELNDEDFIEFPAPYCGPLEFSANVEPITNVEFAGFTNRTDATVDGTPAHEDFTSVVGQVSAGESYEIILEGNTAGGSFENRFAVFIDWNQNDVFDADEVYEITTTITGSTGEDGQQATQTLEVPVGAVVGQTRMRVKKLFGTTGYLDPCLGTFYGQAEEYTLDVGTVSNTSFDSTDFTFYPNPVNDILSISTASTVDNIKVYNMLGQMVVETAPKVSNPQVDMKELQSGVYLVTLKVGGSLQTFRVIKQ